The Pseudomonas putida nucleotide sequence CATGGATTCGGGGTTCACGTAGATCACCTTCTTATTCTGCAATCAGGTCCATTCCTGGCCGTTGTGCCCGGGGTGTAAGATCAGCCCGGCAACGACCCATAACAACAAGAAACACGCGAGGCCTGTTTAGCCACTGCCCCTGACGAACGTCGCCTCAGCTTGCACAGGAAGATCGCAATGGTCCACCCCGCTTCCATCAGCGTAACGCCTTGCCCAACCAGAACCTTCGGTTTTCTGGTGTTGCCCAATTTCACGACCATCGGCCTGGCATCGGCGGTGGAAACGCTGCGCATGGCCAACCTGGCAGCGCGCCACCCCTTGTACCGTACCGTGCTGATTGCCGCCAGCCCGGAGCCAGTGGTAGCCAGCAATGGCATGCGTGTGCTGCCCGACCACAGTATCGCCGACGCCCCGGCACTGGACGCCCTGTTCGTGGTCGGCGCCAACCCGATCGACCGCAGCCGTGGCAACAACCGGGCACTGATCGACTGGCTGCGCCAACTGGCCCGCCAGCGCCTGCCTTTGGGCGGGATCTGCACCGGCAGCTACCTGCTAGCCAAGGCCGAGCTGCTCAACGGCTACCGCTGCACCATCCACTGGGAAGACCTGCAGACCCTGCAGGAACACTTCCCCGACATTGTCATCTCCAGCCAGTTGTTCGAGCTGGATCGCGACCGTTTCACCTGTTCCGGTGGCGTGGCGGCCATGGACATGATGCTGCAACTGGTCGCCCGCCAGGCCGGCGGCCAGGCCATCGCCGCCAAGGCCGCCGAGCTGTTGCTGTGTGACCGGGTACGGGGTGAGCGCGAGCGCCAGCGTGTGCCGTTGCGCACCTTGCTCGGCAGTGCCCAGCCCAAGCTGAGCCAGGTGGTGGCGATCATGGAGGCGAACCTGGAGGAGCCGCTGGGGCTGGAGGAGCTGGCCAGCCTCAACGAAGTGACCGTGCGCCAATTGGAGCGGTTGTTCCATAAATACCTGCAGCGCACCCCCAGCCAGTATTACCTGGAGTTGCGCCTGTCACGGGCGCGGGAACTGCTGCTGCGCAGCGATGTGCAGGTGCGCGAAGTGGCGCTGGCCTGCGGGTTCAGCTCACCGGCGCACTTTTCCAAGAGTTACAGCCGCTTCTTCGGCCTGTCACCGTTGGGCGAACGGCGCCAGGCCTCGTTGCACTGAGGGCAGCGGCTCAGTCCTGCAGGGCCGAGTGCGCCGTTTCCCGGCACATCAACATGGCCAGCAAGGCTACCAGTGCGGCTGCCAGCAGGTAGCCTGCCGGGGCCAGCTTGCTACCGGTGGCCTGGATCAACCAGGTGGCGATGAACGGCGCGGTCCCGCCAAACAGCGCGTTGGCCAGGTTGAAGCTCAGGGCGAAGCCACTGAAACGCACCTGGGTCGGGAATATCTCCGCCAGCAGGCACGGCAAGGTACCGTCGTTCATCGCCAGCATTGCACCGAAGAGAATCTGGATGGCCAGGATCACCAGCAACGGCTGCCCGTCGAGCAGTTTGAACAAGGGTACGGTCAGGCCGAGAAACAGCAACGAAGCCACCACCAGCATGGTCTTGCGGCCAAACTGGTCGGACAGCCGTCCCATCAGGAAGATCAGGCCGATGTAGGTTGCCAACGATACCGTGGAGGCAATGAACG carries:
- a CDS encoding GlxA family transcriptional regulator; amino-acid sequence: MVHPASISVTPCPTRTFGFLVLPNFTTIGLASAVETLRMANLAARHPLYRTVLIAASPEPVVASNGMRVLPDHSIADAPALDALFVVGANPIDRSRGNNRALIDWLRQLARQRLPLGGICTGSYLLAKAELLNGYRCTIHWEDLQTLQEHFPDIVISSQLFELDRDRFTCSGGVAAMDMMLQLVARQAGGQAIAAKAAELLLCDRVRGERERQRVPLRTLLGSAQPKLSQVVAIMEANLEEPLGLEELASLNEVTVRQLERLFHKYLQRTPSQYYLELRLSRARELLLRSDVQVREVALACGFSSPAHFSKSYSRFFGLSPLGERRQASLH